The Dyadobacter sp. 676 DNA window GTATTTCATCCGTTCGGTGGTTGGGTACGATATTTCCGCATTGATGGAATATAAGGGCATGAGCCTTACCGACGCGGCCAATGAGGTCGTCATGAAAAAACTGGTTGAACGTGGTGGCGAAGGCGGCGTAATTGCGGTAGACCGCAATGGCAATATAGCTATGCCGTTCAACAGCGAGGGCATGTACCGGGGCTTCGTCAAAGCCGACGGCAACCGCGAAATACTGATTTATAAGGATTAAGGAAAAACGCGTCCGGGAAGTGGATTTTCCTGCGGCATTTTTTGTATTTGTTTGAAAACAAACCATACAAAATCGAAGCATTTGCGCGTTTCTGACATGTATAGTTTTGTAACCTGACGGCTTCTTTTCCTCTATATGAAATCAGTCTACAATATTCTCTTACTGATCCTGCTTTCCGCTTACGCGCAGGCGTCGCACCTGCGGGGCGGGGAAATTCTGGCAAGCCACGTTTCGGGGCAAACCTATCGTATCAAGGTGAGGTTATACCTCGATACCCAAAGTGGTAAAGGCGCAGCGGACGCTCTGAGCTCGGTAACTGCCTGCCTCGGTAATGGCGACACCAAAACCCTTCCCCGTACTTCGATTACCGCCATTTCCACACATGTGGCCGTGGGTGAATATGAGGCATCTTATACGTACCCGACATCCGGTATTTACCAGATTTCGGTCGCATTGGACAGCCGGACCGGCAACATCCTGAACCTGCCGAATGCTTTAACGACCTCCCAGTTCCTCTGGACGGTCATCGACACCCAGGCCCCCAACTCCACGCCGGTATTGCCCTATCTCGAATTTGAAGCGGGTGTTCGCCAGGTTTTTTCCATTGACCTTAAACCGACAGTGGCGGACAACGACAGCATCACCGTCAAAGTTGCCCGGCTAAGCAAGCCCTCGCCCGGCACATGCGGCGTGCGGATGGTCGACCACAGTTACCTTTTCCCCAACGAAATCAGCGCTACCGGAACATTCCGCGTGGAGCCGGCCCAAAACAAACTGGTTTGGACGGCACCCGAAGTCGTGGGTAGTTATCTTTTTGCAATTATCGTGGCCGAATGGCGAAATGGCGCCAGGATTTCGGAAAGTTACCGGGAAGGCCTGGTGACAGTCATCGACCGGCCGGGCGAAACTGTCGAAGTGCCGCCTTACGAATCGTCCGAAAACGGCGGCGTGATAACTTCCACTCCTGTTGTCCGATCCCCGGAAGTATCCATGGCGATTCAGGCTTACCCGGTGCCTACGGAAGATTTTCTGACGGTAAAGGCATACAGCAAGCAACGCGCGATCATCCGTTTGCAACTGATAGACCTGAATGGCCGCATTCTCACCGAAATCGCAAGCAAAACCCCGCAGATTGCGGTACAGGAAGAATTCGATATGCGCAGGCTCGTGAAGGGTGTCTACCTTATCCGTGCGAGCAACGATAAAGATGCCGTGACGCAGAAAGTCGTAAGATAATATCAACCGCTGTAATGGTGGCGTCCAGAAATATCGTCCTATGGAATATAGTTGTTTTAGGTGAAAATAAAATTTCACGTATTACCATAGGTTAATTATTAACGGAAAAGCGGCAGGTTCTGTAACCCGCCGCTTTCTTTTTTGTTGTCAGTTTCCGATCTCCCCGCCGCTCGGCCCCACGTCCAGCGCCGTGATCTTGTCCTGGAACAAACGGCTTTTCAGCAGCATTTCCTTGATCATCGACGCATGCGAGAATGTAATCATATGTCCCGCATTGTAAAGGAATATGTATTGAGCACGCTTGCTTTTGATATGTTTTTTGGCAAAATCGATATTCGCAGGGTCGGCGATCCAGTCGTTGCCACCCTGGATAACCGTCGTAGGCACATGGATTTTTTCCCAAACCGGCAGGAGCTTCCGCAACTCGTCGGCATGACTGTATTTTTCGGCGGTCGCTGCGTTAAACGCCCTCGGCAGAAAAAGCTGGATGAAACTCATCCTGCCCCATTTCGAAAACCAGAAAAACCGCTCTTTTTCGGGATCGATCACTGGCGAAACCATAATGAGCTCCTTCACCTGCTCGGGGGCGAGGGAAGTCAGCTTTGCAGCGATGGGCGCACCGTAGGAACGACCGAGCACGATTACCTTCTGCCCGCTTTTGTTCAGCGAGAACACCGGTAGCAGGGCGTTGGCCTGGGTTGCGATGGACGTCACATAGCGTTTCTTTTTCAGTCGCGATTTACCATAACCCACCCTGTCGACCGACACAATGTGGAAATGCTTTTGCAAATCCTCATCGTCCATCAGGTTCATATAACCCCACAGGGAGCCGGGGGCTCCGTGGATAAGCAGCAGCATCGGAAGCGTATCGGGCCCCATGCTGGCCAGGGAAAGGGAAAGTGTGTCGTTCCTGAGGAATATTTCCCTCGGCTTGACCTTTTTATCAGCATAGTGTTTCCGCACTTCCTTGGCTGAAATAATATACCGGGAAAAGCAGGAGCTCAGTAAAGCGGACAAAAAAAGGAACAGGATAACCGAGCGAAGCAACTTAAAACTTAACATACGCGGTAAAGAATCTTGCCTTATTTCCTAAATTCACAGGATATTTCAATATACGATTTAATCAGGATAAAAACCTGAGATCCGGGCTTTTTAAAAAAGAAAACGCCGCACTTAAAATTTTTCGGTGCATTTCGTTGTTGGTTACTCAAAAGCGGTACCAGCATTAGTTTAACGGTATAGTTCAACCTCTATTTTTGATGACAGCCACCCATCAAGCACTTTTTTTTGAGCGCCTCACCGCGCAGAACGAAAAATACAGGTACAAGCTGCCCTCACGGCAGGATGCAGGGAAATTTATCCAGAACCTGATCAATTTTCTCTTTCCGATCAGCAAGGATTGCCCCAGCTGCCCTGCCAAGGACCTGGCTATGAAGTATGCCGATTTGCGTAACGACCTGGATTGCATGTTGCAACCGCTCCTGCCCCAGCTCGACCGCGACAAGAACGAAATCCTCGATGAGGTATTTGCCCGGATTCCGGACATTTACGAATCTCTGCTCGCCGACGCGAGGTCGATTACGGATAACGATCCGGCTTCTGTAAGTATCGAGGAAGTGATATCGGTATATCCGGGTTTTATGGCCATTGCCACATATCGCTTCGCACATTCTTTTGCCAAAAGCGGCATTCCGCTGCTCCCGCGCATGCTTACGGAATTTGCCCACAGCCAGACCGGCATCGACATCCACCCGAATGCGACAATCGGGCATTCGTTTTTCATCGACCACGGCACGGGTGTCGTAATCGGCGAAACGACCCATATCGGGAATAATGTGAAGTTGTATCAGGGCGTGACGCTCGGGGCGACGCATGTTTCGAAATCGCTTGCCTCGCACAAACGGCATCCTACCATCGAAGACAACGTGGTGGTTTATGCCAATGCGACCATTCTGGGTGGAGAAACCGTGATCGGCCATGATTCGATCATCGGCGGAAATGCGTGGTTAACGAAAAGCGTACCTCCATATTCCCTGGTTTATCACCAAAGTAAAATAGAGATACGCCAGCATTCAGCTCCTTCTGTTACATAATGCTCCGGATGAACCTCCGGATGCCTTCCATGTACACCGGCTCCGCCTGTGAAAAGGCGTAACGGGGCTGGGTGGTCATGGTAATGCTGATAAACCCGAAGGTCAGGCACCACCACTCGTAGTAAGTCTTGGTAACGAGCTCTCCCGATTTGGGACGAAGCCCTGCGATCATTTCCCAAACCGGGTTGTCCTTGATGCTCATCGCGTGCGAATAGGCCTTCTTCGAATCGCAGTAGGCGCCTTCGAGGTTGAACATCACCTGGAAAACTTCCGGATTCTCGACGGCAAAGTTCCAGATCGTCTGCGCAACTTCCACAAGCTGTTTCTGCGGATTGCTGAAATGACCTTTTATTTTTACAAACTCCCCCTGCAAATAGTCGAAGCCTTCCATGCGGATAGCTTCCAGGAGCTTGTCTTTGCTTTCGAAATATTCATAGAGAATAGGTGGGCTGTATTCAATCACATCAGCGATCTTGCGAATCGAAACAGCCGTCCAGCCATCCTCCCGGGCAATGTCCTTGGCTGTCTTAACGATGTCTGAGCGTACCTGTATTCTAAGCCGCTCTCTTCGCTCTACTATTCCCATGCTTAAAAATGTCTTTTAGGATTGATTCAGATGATATGCTTTCAAATATAATGATATACCCCTTACACTTCAAGACCGGTCCGGCGGTCGGGACGAAAAATTCCCTTCAAAATCTCTTTATGTTTTCTACAAATGCCGCCCATTAAATCTGACAGGCCATTCCGAAATTTAATGTCGCTAAAATTTTTTTAAGCGGTAGGAAAGCTTATATTTCTGAACGCCGCGATGAGCCGCTGCGCTCGATTTTCTCCACCAGCCGGTAGTTGGCTTCCTGGGCGCGTACCTTCCCGCGCGAGTCGTCGGCGATACGTAAATTGTTCTGATACAGGTCGAGCCGCACCGATTTCTGATTGTCATTCACATAATTCCGGAGCACGGTCCGCATCTGATTTTTCAATGTTTCGTCCAGTACCGGAAAGCAAATGTCGATCCGGCGATGCAGGTTCCGGTGCGTCCAGTCGCAGGATGTCAGGTAAATCTCGTCGTTGCCCCGGTTGCCGAAATGGAATATGCGCGTGTTTTCGATGTAACGGTCGACAAGCCGGCTCACGACGATGTTATCGCTGATCGACGGCAGCCCCGAGATCAACCCGCAGCTTTCGCTCACGATCACGTGCACCGGCACCCCCGCCTGACCGGCCTGGTACAACTTGTCGATCAGGATATGGTCCTGCAATTGGTTGATTTTGATGGTTATGAATGATTTGAGCCCCGCATTGCAGTTGGTAATCTCCCGGTCCATCAGATCGAGCAACCGTTTTTGCAGGTTAAACTGGGTCACATACAAATTGTTGAAAGGCAGATATTTGTACTTCTTCGGCTCGTCCTGCGTCGACAAATAGCCGAAGAGCAATTCAAGTTCGT harbors:
- a CDS encoding T9SS type A sorting domain-containing protein, which encodes MKSVYNILLLILLSAYAQASHLRGGEILASHVSGQTYRIKVRLYLDTQSGKGAADALSSVTACLGNGDTKTLPRTSITAISTHVAVGEYEASYTYPTSGIYQISVALDSRTGNILNLPNALTTSQFLWTVIDTQAPNSTPVLPYLEFEAGVRQVFSIDLKPTVADNDSITVKVARLSKPSPGTCGVRMVDHSYLFPNEISATGTFRVEPAQNKLVWTAPEVVGSYLFAIIVAEWRNGARISESYREGLVTVIDRPGETVEVPPYESSENGGVITSTPVVRSPEVSMAIQAYPVPTEDFLTVKAYSKQRAIIRLQLIDLNGRILTEIASKTPQIAVQEEFDMRRLVKGVYLIRASNDKDAVTQKVVR
- a CDS encoding alpha/beta hydrolase yields the protein MSALLSSCFSRYIISAKEVRKHYADKKVKPREIFLRNDTLSLSLASMGPDTLPMLLLIHGAPGSLWGYMNLMDDEDLQKHFHIVSVDRVGYGKSRLKKKRYVTSIATQANALLPVFSLNKSGQKVIVLGRSYGAPIAAKLTSLAPEQVKELIMVSPVIDPEKERFFWFSKWGRMSFIQLFLPRAFNAATAEKYSHADELRKLLPVWEKIHVPTTVIQGGNDWIADPANIDFAKKHIKSKRAQYIFLYNAGHMITFSHASMIKEMLLKSRLFQDKITALDVGPSGGEIGN
- the epsC gene encoding serine O-acetyltransferase EpsC — protein: MTATHQALFFERLTAQNEKYRYKLPSRQDAGKFIQNLINFLFPISKDCPSCPAKDLAMKYADLRNDLDCMLQPLLPQLDRDKNEILDEVFARIPDIYESLLADARSITDNDPASVSIEEVISVYPGFMAIATYRFAHSFAKSGIPLLPRMLTEFAHSQTGIDIHPNATIGHSFFIDHGTGVVIGETTHIGNNVKLYQGVTLGATHVSKSLASHKRHPTIEDNVVVYANATILGGETVIGHDSIIGGNAWLTKSVPPYSLVYHQSKIEIRQHSAPSVT
- a CDS encoding TetR/AcrR family transcriptional regulator; translated protein: MGIVERRERLRIQVRSDIVKTAKDIAREDGWTAVSIRKIADVIEYSPPILYEYFESKDKLLEAIRMEGFDYLQGEFVKIKGHFSNPQKQLVEVAQTIWNFAVENPEVFQVMFNLEGAYCDSKKAYSHAMSIKDNPVWEMIAGLRPKSGELVTKTYYEWWCLTFGFISITMTTQPRYAFSQAEPVYMEGIRRFIRSIM